The Triticum dicoccoides isolate Atlit2015 ecotype Zavitan chromosome 6A, WEW_v2.0, whole genome shotgun sequence genome has a window encoding:
- the LOC119317352 gene encoding S-adenosylmethionine synthase 2 yields MAAETFLFTSESVNEGHPDKLCDQVSDAVLDACLAQDPDSKVACETCTKTNMVMVFGEITTKATVDYEKIVRDTCRNIGFISDDVGLDADHCKVLVNIEQQSPDIAQGVHGHFTKRPEEIGAGDQGIMFGYATDETPELMPLTHMLATKLGARLTEVRKNGTCAWLRPDGKTQVTIEYLNEGGAMVPVRVHTVLISTQHDETVTNDEIAADLKEHVIKPVIPGKYLDENTIFHLNPSGRFVIGGPHGDAGLTGRKIIIDTYGGWGAHGGGAFSGKDPTKVDRSGAYIARQAAKSIIASGLARRCIVQISYAIGVPEPLSVFVDSYGTGKIPDREILKLVKENFDFRPGMISINLDLKKGGNRFIKTAAYGHFGRDDADFTWEVVKPLKFDKASA; encoded by the coding sequence ATGGCGGCCGAGACGTTCCTcttcacgtccgagtccgtgaacgAGGGCCATCCCGACAAGCTGTGCGACCAGGTCTCCGACGCCGTCTTGGACGCCTGCTTGGCCCAGGATCCCGACAGCAAGGTTGCCTGCGAGACCTGCACCAAGACCAACATGGTCATGGTCTTTGGCGAGATCACCACCAAGGCCACCGTCGACTACGAGAAGATCGTGCGCGACACCTGCCGCAATATCGGCTTCATCTCTGACGACGTCGGTCTTGATGCCGACCATTGCAAGGTGCTCGTCAACATCGAGCAGCAATCCCCTGACATTGCCCAGGGTGTTCACGGACACTTCACCAAGCGCCCTGAAGAGATCGGTGCCGGTGACCAGGGCATCATGTTCGGCTACGCCACCGATGAGACTCCTGAGCTGATGCCCCTCACCCACATGCTCGCCACCAAGCTTGGAGCTCGCCTTACCGAGGTCCGCAAGAATGGCACCTGCGCCTGGCTCAGGCCTGACGGAAAGACCCAGGTCAccattgagtacctaaacgagggtGGTGCCATGGTGCCTGTTCGTGTGCACACCGTCCTCATCTCCACACAGCATGACGAGACCGTCACCAACGACGAGATTGCCGCAGACCTCAAGGAGCACGTCATCAAGCCAGTGATTCCTGGGAAGTACCTCGATGAGAACACCATCTTCCACCTGAACCCGTCTGGCCGCTTCGTCATCGGCGGACCTCACGGTGATGCCGGTCTCACCGGCCGCAAGATCATCATCGACACCTACGGTGGCTGGGGAGCCCACGGCGGCGGCGCCTTCTCTGGCAAGGACCCGACCAAGGTCGACCGCAGTGGTGCCTACATTGCCAGGCAGGCTGCCAAGAGCATCATCGCCAGTGGTCTCGCACGCCGCTGCATTGTGCAGATCTCATACGCCATTGGGGTGCCTGAGCCCCTGTCTGTGTTCGTCGACTCCTACGGCACCGGCAAGATCCCCGACAGGGAGATCCTCAAGCTCGTGAAGGAGAACTTTGACTTCAGGCCTGGGATGATCAGCATCAACCTGGACTTGAAGAAAGGTGGAAACAGGTTCATCAAGACCGCTGCTTACGGTCACTTTGGCCGCGATGATGCCGACTTCACCTGGGAGGTGGTGAAGCCCCTCAAGTTCGACAAGGCATCTGCCTAA